In the Elusimicrobiota bacterium genome, TCGACCGGACCGTCGGCGTCCTAGGCAGCGAGCTGACCAATAACCAATCCAAGCTGGTCCTGCGCGGAGGCATGTTCAACGAGTTCGGTGTGGGCTACGGCCGCGAGCTCGGCGAGACCGGCCTCATCCTCGGCGGGAACCTGAAGCTCATCTCCGGCAAGGTCGGCTATCACGAGCTGCGCGTCGTCGCCGAGGACTCGGACTCCATCGACAAGTTCAAGGACGACGCGAAGACGAGCCTCCAGCCGGCCGCCGACCTCGGAGTCCTCTGGGACGTGAAGAAGACCTTCGAGGGCGCCCTCGGGCGGCCGAAGCTCGGCCTCGTCGCGCGCAACATCAACAACCCGACCTTCAAGCAGCCCGACGCGGCGAGGACCTCGGGGGAGAGGGACCGCTTCTCCCTGCACGGGCAGATGCGCGCCGGCGCGTCGATCTCGCCCTTCAACTTCTGGCACCTGGCGGCCGACATGGACCTCACCGAGAACGTGAGCTACATCGACGGCTATAAGTCGCGCTACATGGGCCTGGGCACCGAGGTGAACGTCTTCAACCGCAGCTGGATCAACATCCCTCTGCGCGCGGGCCTCAAGAAGAACCTCTCGGACACCGCCTCCGGCCTCGCCTACACCGCGGGCTTCGGCCTCAACCTCGCGCACGTCATGATCGACGTGGGCGGCCAGATGAGCGCCAAGACGACGACGCTCCAATCCGAGCGGGAGTCGAAGAAGATCCCCAACAACTTCGCCGGCGGCGTCCGCATCGCCGTGCTCTTCGGCGGCGGCGAGAAGGCCAAGCCGCTGGCGGCCGAGGAAGTCGCCCCGAGCGCCAAGCCGGAGTAGGATGACGCCCGTCGAAACGGCCCGCGAGCTCTCACGGGAGCTCGCGGGCCTTCGCTTCTCCCCCCCGGTCGCCTTCGTCTACGACCCGCTCCAGTACGCCCGCGGCGTGCACGAGGCCTACCTCGAGCGCTACGGGACCGCCCCGCGCGAGGTCCTCC is a window encoding:
- the traF gene encoding conjugal transfer protein TraF gives rise to the protein MHKFKSPAIALIFSLVAIAPAMATPWHDFGPRAMSMGGAGVAIAQGPDAVFYNPAALSHLDNASGFAVNVGARGEFTGSVIQGANDLNKLNDSCSKLDAANCTTAKINEAFDHLGQAGNGAQVDVAGAMTFKFKRLAFFALNETYLGASPELDRTVGVLGSELTNNQSKLVLRGGMFNEFGVGYGRELGETGLILGGNLKLISGKVGYHELRVVAEDSDSIDKFKDDAKTSLQPAADLGVLWDVKKTFEGALGRPKLGLVARNINNPTFKQPDAARTSGERDRFSLHGQMRAGASISPFNFWHLAADMDLTENVSYIDGYKSRYMGLGTEVNVFNRSWINIPLRAGLKKNLSDTASGLAYTAGFGLNLAHVMIDVGGQMSAKTTTLQSERESKKIPNNFAGGVRIAVLFGGGEKAKPLAAEEVAPSAKPE